In Leishmania mexicana MHOM/GT/2001/U1103 complete genome, chromosome 34, one DNA window encodes the following:
- a CDS encoding putative vacuolar ATP synthase subunit d — protein sequence MSSTSRYPALPSRMSLIAFKTRLKGAQKGHSLLKKKADALALRYRTVMGELRTAKLEIANQIKGSYFTITQAQFIAGDISLAVQESLKIPTYRMELHVENIAGVQVPSFHTQNDDVADSQGDSAAESRLKGYNSYSTGAVTGSLTTGLGKGGEQIKEAYAAFRHTLSLLVKIASLQTSWITLDIAQKVTNRRVNALEKVVIPRVQNTLSYIASELDEQEREEFFRLKMVQKKKITAKIQQSARQAEAADIEAERTRKRNLLMVQRDGGVVEADMVV from the coding sequence ATGTCCAGCACAAGCCGCTACCCGGCCCTTCCGAGCCGCATGTCGCTCATCGCCTTCAAGACGCGTCTGAAAGGTGCACAGAAGGGGCACAGCTTATTGAAAAAGAAGGCCGATGCCCTGGCGCTGCGCTACCGGACGGTGATGGGTGAACTGCGCACAGCGAAGCTCGAAATAGCGAACCAGATCAAGGGCTCCTACTTCACCATCACGCAGGCACAGTTCATTGCCGGAGATATTAGCCTTGCCGTGCAGGAGTCGCTCAAGATCCCGACGTACCGGATGGAGCTGCATGTGGAGAACATTGCTGGCGTGCAGGTGCCGAGCTTTCACACCCAAaacgacgacgtcgccgaCAGTCAAGGCGATTCTGCGGCGGAGTCGCGCCTGAAGGGCTACAACTCGTACTCCACAGGCGCCGTCACCGGCTCCCTCACAACTGGTCTGGGTAAGGGTGGCGAGCAGATCAAGGAGGCCTACGCCGCCTTCCGCCACACCCTCTCGCTCCTCGTCAAGATCGCGTCCCTGCAGACGAGCTGGATTACGCTCGACATTGCGCAAAAGGTGACGAACCGCCGCGTGAATGCCCTGGAGAAGGTAGTGATTCCGCGCGTGCAGAACACCCTCAGCTACATCGCTTCAGAGCTAGACGAGCAGGAGCGTGAGGAGTTCTTCCGTCTTAAAATGGtgcagaaaaagaaaatcACGGCAAAGATCCAGCAGAGCGCGCGCCAAGCTGAAGCGGCCGACatcgaggcggagcggacgCGGAAGCGCAACCTCCTCATGGTCcagcgcgacggaggcgtgGTCGAGGCGGACATGGTGGTGTAA
- a CDS encoding putative proteasome activator protein pa26: protein MPPKRGALAQAIRDTFTEEASLAVVEEWSSKVVSDLEARASNAHHAWLEVLAKPYTADAAETVPVTVVASLREFQGQLHDMYRAAETIRTVIACRIPELKAEDNLGVEVQMTVLKMIDSLEGKLLGSSSGDKEGGAPGVAGMYAAREYLAARGSVEDKVLGKVSDDDKKTKSAAPSVLMELQQIDADALLRLELSATQISTQIRSFINAYAVNWKKLIQPRSNASEKSIS, encoded by the coding sequence ATGCCACCGAAGCGTGGTGCTTTGGCGCAGGCAATCCGCGACACCTTCACTGAGGAGGCGAGTTTGGCCGTGGTGGAAGAGTGGTCCTCGAAGGTGGTGAGTGACCTCGAGGCGCGCGCCTCGAACGCACACCACGCATGGCTGGAAGTGTTGGCGAAGCCCTACACGGCCGACGCCGCGGAAACGGTCCCggtcaccgtcgtcgcgtCGCTTCGTGAATTCCAAGGGCAGCTGCACGACATGTACCGCGCCGCCGAAACGATCCGCACCGTCATCGCGTGCCGAATTCCGGAGCTAAAGGCGGAGGACAACCTCGGCGTGGAGGTGCAGATGACCGTCTTGAAGATGATCGACTCGCTGGAAGGGAAGCTGCTCGGTAGCTCCAGTGGCGACAAGGAAGGCGGTGCGCCAGGTGTGGCGGGCATGTACGCGGCACGCGAGTACCTTGCCGCGCGCGGGTCTGTGGAAGACAAGGTGCTCGGCAAGgtcagcgacgacgacaaaaAGACTAAGTCCGCCGCACCGTCGGTGCTgatggagctgcagcagattGATGCGGATGCGCTGTTGAGGCTAGAGCTCAGCGCCACGCAGATCTCGACCCAGATCCGCTCCTTCATCAACGCTTACGCAGTCAACTGGAAGAAGCTGATCCAGCCGCGCTCCAACGCATCAGAGAAAAGCATCAGCTAG
- a CDS encoding putative actin-like protein, giving the protein MESQQYHYPASSTVSPALSRAGVSSTPVLILDLGSRTIKSGLHTATTPHLTPALVGTPKYPRCLPQASSSSNQSSSISTSSFVVGSDAASRRAVLRLSRPIQHGGVIMDWVGARPLLRQSIQNALVPPPSSLVVRQSFEEGEDVLYSLVETPFASRPQRARLAELLFEGPDQEALVSDSGKQQRVGPRAAGVFCGVGPLLALYATGQTTGVVVDVGDGAVSTAAAADGYVLPQCLQREADGATGVAVTSYLTRLLYQSGVLGPAAVTAAFRRSAPPSLLGTARNGLSSGAGAGTQQERELVYAIKEACCTVSATPLFSTKSSLAAADASTAATPSLDELNSALIAASAQRTRQSGSGGSGAAHASTPSSHPFTLPDGSFLEVGAAEAAQASEVLFYPVLMGSEGRGVVDVVLDAVAAAPAELQPQLLGNVVVTGGATCSAGFGYRFFKEMQQRIRGSAASSTNGSSNQRICVSAPEQRAYAAWMGASYVAQISSFASSMVVTRAAYEEEGEAALARRVLT; this is encoded by the coding sequence ATGGAGTCGCAGCAGTACCACTACCCCGCATCCTCCACAGTGTCCCCGGCGCTTAGCCGAGCAGGCGTCTCCTCGACACCGGTGCTCATTCTCGACCTGGGCAGCCGCACCATCAAGTCGGGCCTGCACACCGCGACAACGCCGCACCTCACACCCGCTCTTGTCGGCACACCAAAATACCCGCGCTGTCTACCACaggcatcgtcgtcgtccaaTCAGAGTAGCAGCATCAGCACGAGCTCTTTTGTGGTTGGAAGCGACGCTGCCTCTCgccgcgccgtgctgcggctCAGTCGGCCCATACAGCATGGAGGGGTCATCATGGACTGGGTCGGGGCGCGACCTCTGTTGCGGCAGAGCATTCAGAACGCTCTGGTCCCTCCGCCGTCGTCACTGGTGGTGCGACAGTCATTCGAGGAGGGCGAAGATGTCCTCTACTCACTGGTCGAGACCCCCTTTGCGTCTCGACCCCAGCGGGCCAGGTTGGCGGAACTCCTCTTTGAAGGCCCCGACCAAGAGGCTCTCGTGAGCGACAGTGGTAAGCAGCAACGCGTGGGTCCTCGTGCGGCCGGTGTGTTCTGCGGCGTAGGACCGCTGCTAGCCCTGTATGCCACTGGGCAAACAACTggtgtcgtcgtcgacgtcggcgacggcgctgtaagcactgcagcggcggccgacgGCTATGTTCTGCCTCAGTGCCTCCAGCGAGAGGCGGACGGTGCAACGGGGGTAGCCGTTACGTCGTACTTGACGCGCTTACTGTACCAAAGCGGCGTACTCGGcccagcagcggtgacggcggcttTCAGGCGAtcagcaccgccatcgcTCTTGGGCACCGCGAGAAACGGCTTGAGtagcggtgctggcgccggcACCCAGCAAGAACGCGAGCTAGTTTACGCGATCAAGGAGGCGTGCTGCACCGTGTCTGCCACGCCGCTCTTCTCAACCAAAtcctccctcgccgcggcagacgccagcaccgctgccacgccgTCTCTCGACGAGCTCAATTCTGCGCTGATTGCTGCTTCTGCTCAGCGCACACGACAGAGCGGGtctggcggcagcggtgcggctcACGCCAGCACCCCGTCCTCGCACCCCTTCACGCTCCCAGATGGCAGCTTTCTCGAAGTCGGCGCCGCGGAAGCCGCGCAGGCGTCAGAGGTGCTCTTCTACCCAGTCCTTATGGGGAGTGAGGGCCGCGGCGTGGTTGACGTAGTGCTggacgcggtggccgccgctcctgcggaactgcagccgcagctgctcggaAACGTTGTCGTGACGGGTGGTGCGACTTGCAGCGCTGGCTTCGGGTACCGTTTCTTCAAGGAGATGCAACAGCGTATTCGCGGAAGTGCTGCGTCGTCCACCAACGGCTCCTCGAATCAGCGCATCTGCGTGTCCGCCCCAGAGCAGCGCGCCTACGCGGCGTGGATGGGGGCCAGCTACGTG
- a CDS encoding conserved CBS domain protein, translating to MSASEVQHSYYPASAAHTSYQAGSSLLEAGYRPTDEECATLAAPIASFLRNCSCYDMLGVSTQVVVLDVQAPLSVAFIAAQETRIQSCVLWDPRKRQYVGVLTSTDYICILLYCQAHPKEADAVALWTIEHWQEVRTAQGLGWPKEKLGAPSGPKSGIITCKTDTSLHDCLQMMREHCVRRIIALAEKEGEDFSLVAMMDVEQIVEYLGVMFFHIEKAGGLIGRAGGGANSSTGDAAGDGAGGVGAPHRTNLTLSTATNTASVAGDSGLSSPQHSSSHQIRSNNFDEYDDDPQGVFALGEAYVLPPYVASIITQAEAAGASGSGGVGIASDVRVGPYSSIFDVPFTYVPQVGAHRRKPIFATMEQKLSEALTLMLDHNTESIAVCSPKEGIIIDVVSRSDLLRMENQGVYDTQLTVREALASKISDHIFVFYEKDTLREIFSHFVRRRVKELFMVDPDTGRLLGQLNVAEFVYFLVFGLSD from the coding sequence ATGTCTGCGTCTGAGGTGCAGCACTCCTACTACCCCGCGAGTGCGGCGCACACGAGCTATCAAGCCggctcctctctcctcgaGGCCGGATACAGACCCACAGATGAGGAGTGCGCCACCCTCGCGGCACCGATCGCCAGCTTCCTGCGCAACTGCAGCTGCTACGACATGCTCGGTGTTTCAACGCAGGTGGTGGTCCTTGACGTgcaggcgccgctgtcggtcGCCTTCATCGCCGCCCAGGAGACGCGCATCCAGAGCTGCGTCCTGTGGGACCCGCGCAAGCGGCAGTACGTTGGCGTACTCACCTCCACCGACTACATTTGCATTCTCCTGTACTGCCAGGCACATCCGAAAGAAGCAGACGCGGTGGCCTTGTGGACGATCGAGCACTGGCAGGAggtgaggacggcgcaggggCTCGGGTGGCCAAAGGAAAAGCTGGGTGCGCCGTCAGGACCAAAGAGCGGTATCATCACATGCAAGACAGACACCTCGCTGCACGACTGCCTGCAGATGATGCGGGAGCACTGCGTCCGCCGCATCATCGCCCTagcggagaaggagggcgAAGACTTCAGCCTCGTCGCCATGATGGATGTGGAGCAGATTGTCGAGTACCTTGGCGTGATGTTCTTTCATATTGAGAAGGCCGGTGGTTTGATCGGCCgggccggcggcggcgcgaacagcagcaccggcgacgcagcaggtgacggcgctggtggtgttggtgccCCTCACCGCACGAACTTGACGCTATCCACAGCGACAAACACGGCCAGCGTcgccggcgacagcggccTCTCCTCaccgcagcacagcagcagtcaCCAGATCAGGTCAAACAATTTCGACGAGTACGATGACGACCCGCAAGGCGTCTTTGCTCTTGGCGAGGCCTATGTGCTGCCCCCTTACGTCGCGTCTATCATCACCCAGGCAGAGGCTGCCGGGGCGAGCGGGTCTGGTGGCGTTGGCATCGCTTCTGATGTGCGCGTCGGTCCCTACAGCTCTATCTTCGATGTCCCGTTCACGTATGTGCCACAAGTCGGTGCGCACCGCCGGAAACCCATCTTTGCAACGATGGAGCAGAAGCTGAGCGAGGCGCTGACGCTCATGCTGGACCACAACACGGAGAGCATCGCCGTTTGCTCTCCGAAGGAAGGTATCATCATCGACGTTGTCAGTCGCAGCGACTTGCTGCGGATGGAAAACCAGGGCGTGTACGATACACAGCTGACGGTGcgggaggcgctggcgagcaAGATTAGCGACCACATCTTTGTCTTTTACGAGAAGGATACGCTGCGGGAAATCTTCTCCCACTttgtgcggcgccgcgtcaAGGAGCTCTTCATGGTGGACCCGGACACAGGGCGGCTGCTAGGGCAGTTGAACGTTGCAGAGTTCGTGTACTTTCTGGTCTTCGGTCTCAGCGATTAA
- a CDS encoding putative rRNA dimethyltransferase, translating to MHGASTSSSSPQAAAPVALPPLRCPGGPRVKAEGIKQLYKVPHAGFLAKYDQRFMLNLKLTHQLVSYLSRTTLTTPDKVLVELGPGVGSLTRSLLTRPCVGVLGIEVDERFNPHLEQIRNYTNNKFQWVTADVLKVDELELLNSAFPHFVKANVRRPPSPGQETWAANSAAGPAASSGAQRAAFTDDTAENDAEGYEGAPLRSAQRERLLRQRRARQSYQHSDDTHHSGAGGVADPETATSPNPAFDVTNHWWSNGNAKVEVIANLPFEIITELLMRYAADCSQHRGLFAFGRVPVHVFTQREVAERILAPAGSVQFSRLSVLCQCFFHVRLKQTFVDQTYYPRTEVEGAMLTLEPRSVPLAHGLDASTLIHFTNLLMKPGLRAATVHKSLSRFAPAELVQYMLQELRMDGAMTVLDLSVVEVTRLACLWQQFVTMSQQQPQQESDGAEAEAGSCNAGSPNGAV from the coding sequence ATGCACGGCGCTTCGActtcgtcgtcatcgccgcaggcagcggcgccagttGCGCTACCCCCACTGCGCTGCCCTGGCGGACCGCGTGTCAAGGCAGAGGGCATCAAGCAGCTGTACAAAGTACCGCACGCAGGGTTCCTTGCCAAGTACGACCAGCGCTTCATGTTAAACCTCAAGCTCACTCATCAACTCGTCAGCTATCTTAGTCGCACAACACTCACGACGCCGGACAAGGTGCTGGTGGAGTTGGGACCCGGTGTCGGGTCACTCACACGGAGTCTGCTGACGCGGCCTTGCGTCGGCGTCCTTGGGATCGAGGTGGACGAGCGCTTCAACCCACATCTGGAGCAGATCCGTAACTACACAAACAATAAGTTCCAATGGGTGACGGCCGACGTGCTCAAGGTGGacgagctggagctgctgaatTCGGCCTTTCCGCATTTTGTCAAGGCCAACGTAAGGCGGCCACCCAGCCCTGGGCAGGAGACTTGGGCGGCCAACTCGGCAGCCGGCCCTGCTGCAAGCAGTGgagcgcagagagcggcCTTTACTGACGACACCGCTGAGAACGACGCGGAGGGGTACGAGGGTGCGCCTTTGCGCTCGGCTCAACGTGaacggctgctgcgtcagcgccgcgcgcggcAGTCCTACCAACACAGTGACGACACCCACCacagcggtgctggaggagtggCAGACCCGGAAACAGCAACATCGCCTAACCCTGCCTTCGATGTGACGAATCACTGGTGGTCCAACGGGAATGCGAAGGTCGAGGTAATTGCAAACCTGCCCTTCGAGATCATCACGGAGCTACTGATGCGCTACGCAGCGGACTGTTCGCAGCATCGCGGGCTCTTCGCCTTTGGCCGTGTGCCGGTACACGTCTTCACCCAGCGCGAGGTGGCCGAGCGCATTCTGGCACCGGCTGGGTCCGTGCAGTTCAGCCGCCTTTCTGTCCTCTGCCAGTGCTTCTTTCACGTTCGCCTCAAGCAGACATTTGTAGACCAGACGTACTACCCCCGCACAGAGGTGGAGGGCGCGATGCTGACGCTGGAGCCCCGCTCTGTGCCACTCGCACACGGCCTCGATGCGTCCACCCTGATTCACTTTACCAACCTGCTCATGAAGCCGGGActgcgcgccgccactgTGCACAAGTCGCTCTCTCGATTCGCACCTGCCGAGTTGGTGCAGTAcatgctgcaggagctgcggaTGGACGGCGCGATGACAGTGCTGGACTTGTCTGTGGTCGAGGTCACCCGCTTGGCTTGCCTGTGGCAGCAGTTTGTGACCATGTCGCAACAACAACCACAGCAGGAGAGCGACGGTGCCGAGGCAGAAGCTGGGAGCTGCAACGCCGGATCCCCAAATGGCGCCGTGTAG